Genomic window (bacterium):
ACGCCGGACGGCAAGCCGGTGGACAAGCCGTTCGAGCTGGACCTGGCCAAGGAGCGCGAGCTGAGCATCCAGGACATCCGGGTCTGAAACTCAGAGCACGAGTCTCTTCCCGCTGCGGTTCGTTCGTGCGGCCACCTGTCCCCCACCCCTGAACTCCAGACTCACCGCCCCGTCCTCCATAGTTTCCAGCACCCGCGTCGAGTTTTGCTCCGGCCTTTCCTCCGCCCCGCGTTCCGGGACAATCCGCAACTCGCCCTTGTCCGTTCTGACCCGGCAGGCCCCGTCCTCCAGAAACAAATCCGCACCTCCGATCTCCAGGCTGAGACAACTGTCACGGCCCACCACGGCCGGGAAAGCCCCCAGGCGCAGGCTGTCGCCCGGGGCCAGCTCGACCAGGCGCGCCCCGCGGTAGACAGCGAAGCGCAGGAACTGGAAAGCCAGACTGTCCGAGGCGGCGGCCCGCGGCAGGAGTATGGTTCCCACCGCCACCCGGTCCAGGATATCCCAGGCCCAGCGCAGGCGCGACTGCTCCAGGCCGGGAAGGTAGAGCCAGTCCACTCGCCGGATACGGTGGCGCTCCAGGTACGGCACGGCCACGGCGCGGGCGGAGCTGAACGTGCCGCGCACTCCGCCGGAGGGGACTGTCAGAAGATAGCCGCCGGATGGAAAGCGCAGCACTGTGGCGTTCGAGGAGCCGAGGTCGAGAACGGTGGCCTCAGGATTGTCTGTCAGAGCGGATAGTGGAGCGCTCCAGGCCGCTGCGGCCAGCCACAGCGACACGACCAGGGTCAGGCGCGCCCCGGCTTTGGGCCGCCGCGAGACCAGACTCACCCCCTGCCAGACGAACAGCCAGAACAGGAGCATCTCCAGGGCCGCGGGCGGCGCGACTTTCTGCCACGACCAGTCCAGACCGGCGAAAAAGTGCGCCACGGACAACATGGCGTGAATCACCACCGCGTTGAGTGCGGCCATCACTTGGGCCGCCCCGCCCCAGACCAGGGCGACCAGGTCGGCCGCCAGGCCCAGGGGCACGGCGATCCCGGCCAGGGGCAGCATGAAAATGTTGGCCGCCAGCCCCGCCGCCGAAACCCCACCAAAATACAGGGCCAGAAACGGGGCCACTCCAAGTTGCGCCGCCAGACTGGCCAGGAACACGCGCAGCGGCCAGCCGGCCGGCCGCCGGTACCAGCCGCAAGCGCGCCAGCGGCTCTCCAGGTGCGGAACGAACAGGATTATCCCGGCCACGGCGGCGAACGAAAGCTGGAACCCGGGATCGAACAGCCAGAGCGGGTTCCAGAGCAGGAGGAGCGCGAAAGCTGCGGCCAGCAGGTTGAGCGGCCGGACAGTCCGCTCCAGCGGCGCGGCAAACAGGGCCAGGCCGCACATGAACGCGGCCCTGAGCACCGAGGGCCCGGCCCCGGCCAGCAACGCGAACAGACAGACGCCGGAAAGGCTGAGAATCGAGGTGCCCCAGCCGCGGCCGAGAAGCGGGACCAGGATCAGGTAGAGCAGCCCGGCCACGAACCCCACGTGCAGGCCCGAAACCACCAGCACATGCACCGTGCCGCTTAGGATGAAATCCTGGCGCACCGGGCGCGGGTTCTGCTCACGCAGCCCCAGGACCAGCGCCCCGGCCACACCCCGCACCTCGCGGTCGGGGTAAAGGCTGCGCTGAATATCGTTGAGCCGGGCGCGCAGGCGCTGAACGTATCCCGCACCGGCCGGCTCCAGAACCCTCAGGCTGTCGTCCTGTGCCACCCGGGCCAGCCCGGCCAGACCCTGCCCCTCTAAATAAGCCCGGTAGTCGAACAGGCCGGGGTTGGAGTAGCCGCTGCCACGGCGCAAACTGGCGGTCAGGGCCAGGCGCTCATCACCGCTCAGGCGGGCCTCCCAGCCCTCTGGCGCCTCGACCAGCAGGCCGAACCCGCCCGGCCGCCAGGCAGCCTGCCCCGGCTTTTTCCACTGCTCGATATCAAAGCGGAAACGGGTCCGCTGTCGCCCCAGCCAGGGGTCCTCCACGCTCCAGGGCGGACCGGTCAGATGTCCGATCAGCGCGCTCCAGCCGGGCGCGAAATCCCAGGCCGCGACCCGACGCTCTTCCTCGGCGGCGTGCAGGCGCAGGAGCACAAACCCGGCGCACAGCAATAGCCCGGCGGCAGCGTAAACATTCGGTTGTTTCAGATGAAGAAGCCGTGCTACGAGGAAGGACACCAGGGAGAGAACAAGCCCGGCGGCTGTGGCAGCGGGCAGACCCAGGCC
Coding sequences:
- a CDS encoding ComEC/Rec2 family competence protein, whose translation is MQKDRLGKETLRTGGGRAPSLVFAFLLGAGIYLGHALPGLGLPAATAAGLVLSLVSFLVARLLHLKQPNVYAAAGLLLCAGFVLLRLHAAEEERRVAAWDFAPGWSALIGHLTGPPWSVEDPWLGRQRTRFRFDIEQWKKPGQAAWRPGGFGLLVEAPEGWEARLSGDERLALTASLRRGSGYSNPGLFDYRAYLEGQGLAGLARVAQDDSLRVLEPAGAGYVQRLRARLNDIQRSLYPDREVRGVAGALVLGLREQNPRPVRQDFILSGTVHVLVVSGLHVGFVAGLLYLILVPLLGRGWGTSILSLSGVCLFALLAGAGPSVLRAAFMCGLALFAAPLERTVRPLNLLAAAFALLLLWNPLWLFDPGFQLSFAAVAGIILFVPHLESRWRACGWYRRPAGWPLRVFLASLAAQLGVAPFLALYFGGVSAAGLAANIFMLPLAGIAVPLGLAADLVALVWGGAAQVMAALNAVVIHAMLSVAHFFAGLDWSWQKVAPPAALEMLLFWLFVWQGVSLVSRRPKAGARLTLVVSLWLAAAAWSAPLSALTDNPEATVLDLGSSNATVLRFPSGGYLLTVPSGGVRGTFSSARAVAVPYLERHRIRRVDWLYLPGLEQSRLRWAWDILDRVAVGTILLPRAAASDSLAFQFLRFAVYRGARLVELAPGDSLRLGAFPAVVGRDSCLSLEIGGADLFLEDGACRVRTDKGELRIVPERGAEERPEQNSTRVLETMEDGAVSLEFRGGGQVAARTNRSGKRLVL